From a single Kitasatospora azatica KCTC 9699 genomic region:
- a CDS encoding cysteine desulfurase/sulfurtransferase TusA family protein, producing MSSPENVYFDAASTAPLHPVAKQALAAALDEGWADPARLYRSGRQARMLLDAARETVAELLGARPDEVSFTSSGTQAVQLGMLGALAGRRRTGRHLVHSAVEHSSVLHTAEQHAAAGGELTEVAVDRTGRVSAEEFAAALRPDTALAVLQSANHEVGTLQPVAEVGVRCAEAGVPLLVDAAQSVGRLEVPSGWAALTASAHKWGGPAGVGVLAVRKGVRFASALPADERESGRVPGYVNVPAIVAAAASLRAARLEAQTENARLHALVERIRAAVPRLVPEVEVVGDPVRRLPHLVTFSCLYVDGEVLLTELDRAGFAVSSGSSCTSSTLTPSHVLAAMGVLTEGNIRLSLPTGTTAAQVDRFLTVLPQLVADVRAPLGLDLPAPAAASSELVVRVDALGKRCPLPVIELAKHFGEVPVGGLVVVLADDEAARLDIPAWCEMREQAYEGEAPAAEYGGDRGFAYLVRRLS from the coding sequence GTGTCGTCCCCAGAGAACGTGTACTTCGATGCGGCCTCCACCGCTCCGCTGCACCCCGTCGCCAAGCAGGCGCTGGCCGCCGCGCTGGACGAGGGATGGGCCGACCCGGCCCGGCTCTACCGGTCGGGCCGGCAGGCCCGGATGCTGCTGGACGCGGCCCGCGAGACGGTGGCCGAGCTGCTCGGCGCCCGGCCGGACGAGGTCTCCTTCACCAGCAGCGGCACCCAGGCGGTGCAGCTGGGCATGCTCGGCGCGCTGGCCGGGCGGCGCCGGACCGGCCGTCACCTGGTGCACTCCGCGGTGGAGCACTCCAGCGTGCTGCACACCGCCGAGCAGCACGCGGCCGCCGGCGGCGAGCTGACCGAGGTCGCGGTGGACCGCACCGGCCGGGTGTCGGCCGAGGAGTTCGCCGCCGCGCTGCGCCCGGACACCGCGCTCGCGGTGCTCCAGTCCGCCAACCACGAGGTCGGCACCCTGCAACCGGTCGCCGAGGTCGGCGTGCGGTGCGCCGAGGCCGGCGTGCCGCTGCTGGTGGACGCCGCGCAGAGCGTCGGCCGGCTCGAAGTCCCGAGCGGCTGGGCGGCGCTGACCGCCAGTGCGCACAAGTGGGGCGGCCCGGCCGGCGTCGGGGTACTCGCCGTCCGCAAGGGCGTCAGGTTCGCCTCCGCGCTGCCGGCCGACGAGCGGGAGAGCGGGCGGGTCCCCGGCTACGTCAACGTCCCCGCGATCGTCGCGGCGGCCGCCTCGCTGCGCGCCGCGCGGCTGGAGGCGCAGACCGAGAACGCCCGGCTGCACGCACTGGTGGAGCGGATCAGGGCCGCCGTGCCCCGGCTGGTGCCGGAGGTGGAGGTGGTCGGGGATCCGGTGCGCCGGCTGCCGCACCTGGTCACCTTCTCCTGCCTCTACGTGGACGGCGAGGTGCTGCTGACCGAGCTGGACCGGGCGGGCTTCGCGGTCTCCTCCGGCTCCTCCTGCACCTCGAGCACCTTGACCCCCAGTCACGTGCTGGCGGCGATGGGCGTGCTGACCGAGGGCAACATCCGACTCTCCCTGCCCACCGGGACCACCGCCGCCCAGGTGGACCGCTTCCTCACCGTCCTCCCCCAACTGGTGGCCGACGTCCGGGCACCGCTGGGGCTGGACCTGCCCGCGCCGGCAGCCGCCTCCTCGGAGCTCGTCGTGCGAGTGGACGCGCTGGGTAAGCGGTGCCCGCTGCCGGTGATCGAGTTGGCCAAGCACTTCGGCGAGGTGCCGGTGGGCGGTCTGGTGGTGGTGCTCGCCGACGACGAGGCGGCCCGGCTGGACATCCCCGCCTGGTGCGAGATGCGCGAGCAGGCGTACGAGGGCGAAGCCCCGGCCGCCGAGTACGGCGGCGACCGGGGCTTCGCCTATCTGGTCCGACGGCTCAGCTGA
- the ctaC gene encoding aa3-type cytochrome oxidase subunit II produces MSPNGSDRSPRRTMRRKLPQALALGLVIATATGCSANDLPRLGLPSPVTTDGHLVLQMWQGSWIAALVVGVLMWGLIVWSVIFHRRSRTGIEIPTQTRYNMPIEALYTAVPIVIVSVLFYFVARDEAKLTSVSAKPQHYVNVVGFQWSWAFNYENTETPDPANQLAAYDVGTPKDIPVLWLPVNESVQFRLTSRDVIHDFWPVNFLMKMDVVPGVVNKFEVTPTVLGTFDGKCAELCGVDHSRMLFKVKVVSHDDYVKHLQDLRAIGQAGAVPSGVISMGSEAK; encoded by the coding sequence GTGAGTCCCAACGGCTCCGACCGCTCGCCGCGGCGCACGATGCGGCGGAAGCTGCCTCAGGCGCTGGCACTGGGCCTCGTCATCGCGACCGCTACCGGCTGCTCGGCCAACGACCTGCCCAGGCTTGGCCTCCCCAGCCCCGTCACCACGGATGGACATCTCGTCCTTCAGATGTGGCAGGGGTCCTGGATCGCGGCGCTGGTGGTCGGCGTACTGATGTGGGGTCTGATCGTCTGGAGTGTGATCTTCCACCGGCGCAGCCGCACCGGTATCGAGATCCCCACGCAGACCCGGTACAACATGCCCATCGAGGCGCTCTACACCGCGGTCCCCATCGTCATCGTCTCGGTCCTCTTCTACTTCGTCGCCCGCGACGAGGCGAAGCTGACGTCCGTCTCCGCCAAGCCGCAGCACTACGTCAACGTGGTGGGCTTCCAGTGGAGCTGGGCCTTCAACTACGAGAACACCGAGACGCCGGACCCGGCCAACCAGCTCGCCGCGTACGACGTGGGCACGCCCAAGGACATCCCCGTGCTCTGGCTGCCGGTCAACGAGTCGGTGCAGTTCCGGCTGACCTCCCGTGACGTGATCCACGACTTCTGGCCCGTCAACTTCCTGATGAAGATGGACGTCGTGCCGGGCGTGGTCAACAAGTTCGAGGTCACGCCGACCGTGCTGGGCACCTTCGACGGCAAGTGCGCGGAGCTCTGTGGTGTCGACCACTCCCGGATGCTCTTCAAGGTGAAGGTCGTCTCGCACGACGACTACGTGAAGCACCTGCAGGACCTGCGGGCCATCGGCCAGGCCGGTGCGGTGCCTTCGGGCGTCATCAGCATGGGAAGTGAAGCGAAGTGA
- the ctaD gene encoding aa3-type cytochrome oxidase subunit I, translated as MTILNEPAAAGGAHGGTVAAGGAQQRTRKPGATIIKWLTTTDHKTIGTLYLGTSFAFFLIGGILALVMRAELARPGTQILSNEQFNQAFTMHGTIMLLMFATPLFAGFANWIMPLQIGAPDVAFPRLNMFAYWLYLFGSMIAVGGFLTPQGAADFGWFAYSPLSDAVRSPGIGADMWIMGLAFSGFGTILGAVNFITTIICMRAPGMTMFRMSIFVWNVLLTAVLVLLAFPVLAAALFALEVDRKFGAHVFDPTNGGALLWQHLFWFFGHPEVYIIALPFFGIVSEIIPVFSRKPMFGYSGLIAATIGIAGLSVTVWAHHMYVTGQVLLPFFSFMTFLIAVPTGVKFFNWVGTMWKGSLSFETPMLWTVGFLVTFLFGGLTGVLLASPPIDFHVSDSYFVVAHFHYVVFGTVVFAMFAGFHFWWPKMSGKMLDERLGKITFWTLFIGFHSTFLVQHWLGAEGMPRRYADYLASDGFTTLNTVSTIGSFLLGLSILPFLYNVWKTAKYGEKVEVDDPWGYGRSLEWATSCPPPRHNFLTLPRIRSESPAFDLHHPDIAALDYLEYHGHPAKHLEGVIPAEYDKPELSRGNKKEGDA; from the coding sequence GTGACCATCCTCAACGAACCCGCCGCGGCCGGTGGGGCGCATGGGGGCACCGTCGCGGCGGGCGGGGCCCAGCAGCGCACCCGCAAGCCCGGCGCCACCATCATCAAGTGGCTGACCACCACCGACCACAAGACGATCGGCACGCTGTACCTCGGTACCTCGTTCGCGTTCTTCCTGATCGGTGGCATCCTCGCGCTGGTGATGCGCGCCGAGCTGGCTCGTCCCGGGACCCAGATCCTGTCGAACGAGCAGTTCAACCAGGCCTTCACCATGCACGGCACGATCATGCTGCTGATGTTCGCGACCCCGCTCTTCGCGGGCTTCGCGAACTGGATCATGCCGCTCCAGATCGGTGCGCCCGACGTCGCCTTCCCGCGGCTGAACATGTTCGCCTACTGGCTCTACCTGTTCGGCTCGATGATCGCGGTCGGTGGCTTCCTCACCCCGCAGGGCGCTGCCGACTTCGGTTGGTTCGCCTACTCGCCGCTGTCCGACGCGGTCCGCTCGCCGGGCATCGGCGCGGACATGTGGATCATGGGTCTGGCCTTCTCCGGCTTCGGCACCATCCTCGGTGCGGTCAACTTCATCACCACCATCATCTGCATGCGCGCGCCCGGCATGACGATGTTCCGGATGTCGATCTTCGTCTGGAACGTCCTGCTGACCGCCGTGCTGGTGCTGCTGGCCTTCCCGGTGCTCGCCGCCGCGCTGTTCGCCCTGGAGGTGGACCGCAAGTTCGGGGCCCATGTCTTTGATCCGACGAACGGTGGAGCCCTGCTGTGGCAACACCTGTTCTGGTTCTTCGGTCACCCCGAGGTGTACATCATCGCGCTGCCGTTCTTCGGCATCGTCTCCGAGATCATCCCGGTCTTCAGCCGCAAGCCGATGTTCGGCTACTCCGGTCTGATCGCCGCGACCATCGGCATCGCCGGCCTCTCGGTCACGGTGTGGGCGCACCACATGTACGTCACCGGCCAGGTGCTGCTGCCGTTCTTCTCCTTCATGACCTTCCTGATCGCGGTCCCGACCGGTGTGAAGTTCTTCAACTGGGTCGGCACCATGTGGAAGGGCTCGCTGAGCTTCGAGACCCCGATGCTCTGGACGGTCGGCTTCCTGGTCACCTTCCTCTTCGGTGGTCTGACCGGTGTGCTGCTGGCTTCGCCGCCGATCGACTTCCACGTCTCGGACTCGTACTTCGTCGTCGCCCACTTCCACTACGTGGTCTTCGGCACCGTCGTCTTCGCGATGTTCGCCGGCTTCCACTTCTGGTGGCCGAAGATGAGCGGCAAGATGCTGGACGAGCGCCTCGGCAAGATCACCTTCTGGACGCTCTTCATCGGCTTCCACTCCACCTTCCTGGTGCAGCACTGGCTCGGCGCGGAGGGCATGCCCCGCCGCTACGCCGACTACCTGGCCTCGGACGGCTTCACCACCCTGAACACCGTCTCGACCATCGGCTCCTTCCTGCTCGGCCTGTCGATCCTGCCGTTCCTCTACAACGTCTGGAAGACCGCCAAGTACGGCGAGAAGGTCGAGGTCGACGACCCGTGGGGCTACGGCCGCTCGCTGGAGTGGGCGACCTCCTGCCCGCCGCCGCGGCACAACTTCCTCACCCTGCCCCGGATCCGTTCGGAATCCCCGGCGTTCGACCTGCACCACCCGGACATCGCCGCGCTCGACTACCTCGAGTACCACGGCCACCCGGCCAAGCACCTCGAGGGCGTCATCCCGGCGGAGTACGACAAGCCCGAGCTGAGCCGCGGCAACAAGAAGGAGGGCGACGCCTGA
- a CDS encoding cytochrome c oxidase subunit 4: protein MKEQGKIFAGFAAFILIMAVVYGLWTTHSGHGTEAAGTTALFLAFGLCAFIAFYLGFTARRVDLGAGDNPEAEVSDDAGEMGFFAPHSWQPLSLALGGATAFCGVIFGWWLMFWAAPFIAVGLFGWVFEFYRGENQNQ from the coding sequence ATGAAGGAACAGGGCAAGATCTTCGCCGGTTTCGCCGCGTTCATCCTGATCATGGCCGTCGTGTACGGCCTGTGGACCACGCACAGTGGCCACGGCACGGAGGCGGCCGGCACCACCGCGCTCTTCCTGGCCTTCGGCCTGTGCGCCTTCATCGCCTTCTACCTGGGCTTCACGGCCCGCCGGGTGGACCTGGGCGCGGGCGACAACCCCGAGGCCGAGGTCTCCGACGACGCCGGTGAGATGGGCTTCTTCGCCCCGCACAGCTGGCAGCCGCTCTCGCTGGCCCTCGGTGGCGCCACCGCTTTCTGCGGTGTCATCTTCGGCTGGTGGCTGATGTTCTGGGCGGCGCCGTTCATCGCGGTCGGCCTGTTCGGCTGGGTGTTCGAGTTCTACCGTGGCGAGAACCAGAACCAGTAA
- a CDS encoding L,D-transpeptidase, with amino-acid sequence MAQRREIRFVLTTLLFAPVAACSGGGDGSGTAAVAPPHLIDASHLVHTSAAADADPGKPFTVTAERGTSLTDVTLSGPDGRQVAGALDPDGHGWHSTGALAASTHYTARIAASDGHGGRGETTAEFSTKQAERLLTAALGPDLGRDTYGVGEPLTVQLSEAVTDPAARQQVERSLTVSSEPAVTGAWHWVDGKNLHFRPHDYWPAGAKVKLTFDGQGRAIDGKLYVGAPSSLAFKVGDRVEALVDAATDQLTFKRNGQVVNTIPVTTGKPGFDTRNGIKVVLGQERSVQMKSETIGISQGSTEAYDLKVEWATRVTWSGEYVHAAPWSVASQGAENVSHGCTGMSTDNAKWFYEQTRVGDIVQVVNSKGHQMEPFGNGFGDWNLSWDDWVKGSALGKPVSTDAPAPAAIAAATLRPQL; translated from the coding sequence GTGGCCCAGAGACGTGAAATCCGGTTCGTGCTCACCACGCTGCTGTTCGCCCCAGTGGCCGCCTGTTCCGGCGGCGGCGACGGCTCCGGAACGGCGGCGGTGGCCCCACCGCACCTGATCGACGCAAGCCACCTGGTGCACACCTCGGCAGCGGCCGACGCGGACCCGGGCAAGCCCTTCACGGTGACCGCCGAGCGCGGCACCAGCCTCACCGACGTCACCCTGAGCGGGCCCGACGGCCGCCAGGTGGCCGGCGCCCTCGACCCCGACGGGCACGGCTGGCACAGCACCGGCGCGCTCGCCGCGTCCACCCACTACACCGCCCGGATCGCCGCCAGCGACGGCCACGGCGGGCGCGGCGAGACCACCGCCGAGTTCAGCACCAAGCAGGCCGAGCGGCTGCTCACCGCAGCACTCGGCCCGGACCTCGGCCGGGACACCTACGGGGTGGGCGAGCCGCTCACCGTGCAGCTCTCCGAGGCGGTCACCGATCCGGCCGCCCGCCAGCAGGTGGAACGCTCCCTGACGGTCTCCTCGGAGCCCGCCGTGACCGGTGCCTGGCACTGGGTGGACGGCAAGAACCTGCACTTCCGCCCGCACGACTACTGGCCGGCCGGAGCCAAGGTGAAGCTCACCTTCGACGGCCAGGGCCGCGCGATAGACGGGAAGCTCTACGTCGGCGCACCGAGCAGCCTCGCCTTCAAGGTCGGCGACCGGGTGGAGGCACTGGTGGACGCCGCCACCGACCAGCTGACCTTCAAGCGCAACGGCCAGGTGGTCAACACCATCCCGGTGACCACCGGCAAGCCCGGCTTCGACACCCGCAACGGCATCAAGGTGGTGCTGGGCCAGGAGCGCTCGGTGCAGATGAAGAGCGAGACCATCGGCATCTCGCAGGGCAGCACCGAGGCCTACGACCTCAAGGTCGAGTGGGCCACCCGGGTGACCTGGAGCGGCGAGTACGTGCACGCGGCGCCCTGGTCGGTGGCCTCCCAGGGCGCGGAGAACGTCAGCCACGGCTGCACCGGGATGAGCACGGACAACGCCAAGTGGTTCTACGAGCAGACCCGAGTGGGTGACATAGTCCAGGTGGTCAACAGCAAGGGCCACCAGATGGAGCCGTTCGGCAACGGCTTCGGCGACTGGAACCTGAGCTGGGACGACTGGGTCAAGGGCAGTGCCCTGGGCAAGCCGGTCAGCACCGACGCCCCGGCGCCCGCCGCGATCGCCGCCGCGACCCTGCGGCCCCAGCTCTGA
- a CDS encoding GntR family transcriptional regulator, protein MHLSIDHAAATPPYEQLRSQIADQARTGTLPAGLKLPTVRALAEQLGLAANTVARAYRELEADGVVETHGRRGTLVAAVGDTAHRLAAGAAAEFAERARRLGVTRDEALAAVSGALDLVYGPS, encoded by the coding sequence GTGCACTTGAGCATCGACCACGCCGCCGCCACTCCCCCGTACGAGCAGCTGCGCTCGCAGATCGCCGACCAGGCCAGGACCGGCACCCTGCCGGCCGGGCTGAAGCTGCCCACCGTCCGGGCGCTGGCCGAGCAGCTGGGCCTGGCCGCCAACACGGTGGCCCGCGCCTACCGGGAGCTGGAGGCGGACGGAGTGGTGGAGACCCACGGGCGGCGCGGCACCCTGGTGGCCGCCGTCGGGGACACCGCCCACCGGCTGGCGGCCGGTGCCGCCGCCGAGTTCGCGGAACGGGCCAGGCGGCTCGGGGTGACGCGAGACGAGGCCCTGGCGGCCGTGAGCGGCGCGCTGGACCTCGTCTACGGTCCTTCCTGA
- the qcrB gene encoding cytochrome bc1 complex cytochrome b subunit, producing MSSSTSAKQAAPASTRAKPANKAEAAADYLDGRLGIYSLAKANLRKIFPDHWSFMLGEICLYTFIIIILTGVYLTLFFKPSMGEVVYNGSYAPLNGIKMSEAYASTLNISFEVRGGLLIRQIHHWAAIVFVAAMFVHMMRVFFTGAFRKPREINWIFGFLLLFLGFFDGFLGYSLPDDLLSGTGIRFMEGAILAVPLVGTYISFFLFGGEFPGTDIVPRFFTIHVLLIPGVMLGLLVAHLILVFYHKHTQWAGPGRTEKNVVGMPLMPVYMAKAGGFFFLVFGIIAAMSAIASVNPVWAYGPYRPDQVSTDAQPDWYMGFAEGLIRVMPGWEVRAWGHTLNLGVFIPLMLFPLVLVAIAVYPFIESWITGDKREHHILDRPRNAPVRTALGAAWISLYLVLLSGGGNDLIATHFHLSLNDITYFVRVGSFVVPVIVYIVTKRWCLGLQRRDKEKVLHGRETGVIKRLPHGEFIEVHAQLPQERLHTLTSHEQYEPVELPAETDENGVARKVGLVTKTRAKLSEGMFGEGSQIPKPTVEEHQEITSGHGHH from the coding sequence ATGAGTTCCTCGACCAGTGCCAAGCAGGCCGCTCCGGCCAGCACCCGCGCCAAGCCCGCCAACAAGGCCGAGGCCGCCGCGGACTACCTGGACGGCCGGCTGGGGATCTACTCCCTGGCCAAGGCCAACCTGCGCAAGATCTTCCCGGACCACTGGTCCTTCATGCTGGGCGAGATCTGCCTCTACACCTTCATCATCATCATCCTGACGGGCGTCTACCTGACGCTCTTCTTCAAGCCCAGCATGGGCGAGGTCGTCTACAACGGCTCCTACGCCCCGCTCAACGGCATCAAGATGTCGGAGGCCTACGCCTCGACGCTGAACATCAGCTTCGAGGTCCGCGGTGGTCTGCTGATCCGTCAGATCCACCACTGGGCCGCCATCGTCTTCGTCGCCGCGATGTTCGTGCACATGATGCGCGTCTTCTTCACCGGCGCGTTCCGCAAGCCCCGTGAGATCAACTGGATCTTCGGCTTCCTGCTGCTCTTCCTGGGCTTCTTCGACGGCTTCCTCGGGTACTCGCTCCCCGACGACCTGCTCTCCGGCACCGGTATCCGGTTCATGGAGGGCGCGATCCTGGCCGTCCCGCTGGTGGGCACCTACATCTCGTTCTTCCTGTTCGGCGGGGAGTTCCCCGGCACCGACATCGTGCCGCGGTTCTTCACCATCCACGTGCTGCTGATCCCGGGCGTCATGCTCGGCCTGCTGGTGGCGCACCTGATCCTGGTCTTCTACCACAAGCACACCCAGTGGGCGGGCCCGGGCCGGACCGAGAAGAACGTCGTCGGCATGCCGCTGATGCCGGTCTACATGGCCAAGGCCGGTGGCTTCTTCTTCCTGGTCTTCGGCATCATCGCGGCGATGTCCGCGATCGCCTCGGTCAACCCGGTCTGGGCGTACGGCCCGTACCGTCCGGACCAGGTCTCCACCGACGCGCAGCCCGACTGGTACATGGGCTTCGCCGAGGGTCTGATCCGTGTCATGCCGGGTTGGGAGGTCCGCGCCTGGGGCCACACCCTGAACCTGGGTGTGTTCATCCCGCTGATGCTCTTCCCGCTGGTGCTGGTCGCGATCGCGGTCTACCCGTTCATCGAGAGCTGGATCACCGGCGACAAGCGCGAGCACCACATCCTGGACCGCCCGCGCAACGCCCCGGTGCGTACCGCGCTCGGCGCCGCCTGGATCAGCCTCTACCTGGTGCTGCTCTCCGGTGGTGGCAACGACCTGATCGCGACCCACTTCCACCTGTCGCTGAACGACATCACGTACTTCGTTCGGGTTGGCTCCTTCGTGGTCCCGGTGATCGTCTACATCGTCACCAAGCGCTGGTGCCTCGGCCTGCAGCGCCGCGACAAGGAGAAGGTGCTGCACGGTCGCGAGACCGGCGTCATCAAGCGCCTGCCGCACGGCGAGTTCATCGAGGTGCACGCCCAGCTCCCGCAGGAGCGGCTGCACACGCTCACCTCGCACGAGCAGTACGAGCCGGTTGAGCTGCCGGCCGAGACCGACGAGAACGGTGTCGCGCGCAAGGTCGGCCTGGTCACCAAGACCCGGGCCAAGCTCTCCGAGGGCATGTTCGGCGAGGGCAGCCAGATCCCCAAGCCGACCGTCGAGGAGCACCAGGAGATCACCAGCGGCCACGGCCACCACTGA
- the qcrA gene encoding cytochrome bc1 complex Rieske iron-sulfur subunit, which yields MSHDMSDDKLPQAHDASDAHGDVAVTDNPFADPGLPAHQPRRTDIDERAAKRAERQVSLMFLVSMLATVGFIASYVAIDPDKIVYIFPLGHISALNFALGMTLGVALFCIGAGAVHWARTLMSDVELPAERHPIEADDEVRADVIEQFKTGAAESGFGRRKMIRNTLIGSMALVPLSGVVLLRDLGPLPEKKLDVTAWNEATPAAPIRLVNMNTDEPLKAEDVAVGSLTFAKPGPSASRPAGLQESDEDFQQAIAKDALMLIRIQPDDIKDANSKALGFEGVLAYSKICTHVGCPISLYEQQTHHALCPCHQSTFDLSDGARVIFGPAGHPLPQLKITTDASGYLIATQGFNAPVGPSFWERSA from the coding sequence ATGAGCCACGACATGTCAGACGACAAGCTGCCGCAGGCGCACGACGCCTCCGACGCACACGGCGACGTCGCCGTGACCGACAACCCGTTCGCGGACCCGGGCCTGCCGGCCCACCAGCCGCGCCGGACCGACATCGACGAGCGGGCCGCCAAGCGGGCCGAGCGTCAGGTGTCGCTGATGTTCCTCGTCTCGATGCTGGCCACGGTCGGTTTCATCGCCTCCTACGTGGCGATCGACCCCGACAAGATCGTCTACATCTTCCCGCTGGGCCACATCAGCGCGCTCAACTTCGCGCTCGGCATGACCCTGGGCGTGGCGCTGTTCTGCATCGGCGCGGGCGCGGTCCACTGGGCCCGCACCCTGATGTCGGACGTCGAGCTGCCGGCCGAGCGCCACCCGATCGAGGCCGACGACGAGGTCCGCGCGGACGTCATCGAGCAGTTCAAGACCGGCGCCGCCGAGTCCGGCTTCGGCCGCCGCAAGATGATCCGCAACACCCTGATCGGCTCGATGGCCCTGGTGCCGCTGTCCGGCGTGGTGCTGCTGCGCGACCTCGGCCCGCTGCCCGAGAAGAAGCTGGACGTCACCGCCTGGAACGAGGCGACCCCGGCCGCCCCGATCCGCCTGGTCAACATGAACACCGACGAGCCGCTCAAGGCCGAGGACGTCGCGGTCGGCTCGCTGACCTTCGCGAAGCCCGGCCCGTCGGCCAGCCGCCCGGCCGGTCTGCAGGAGTCCGACGAGGACTTCCAGCAGGCCATCGCCAAGGACGCGCTCATGCTGATCCGCATCCAGCCGGACGACATCAAGGACGCGAACTCCAAGGCGCTCGGCTTCGAGGGCGTGCTCGCCTACTCCAAGATCTGCACCCACGTCGGTTGCCCGATCTCGCTGTACGAGCAGCAGACCCACCACGCGCTCTGCCCCTGCCACCAGTCGACCTTCGACCTGTCGGACGGTGCCCGCGTCATCTTCGGCCCGGCCGGGCACCCGCTGCCGCAGCTGAAGATCACCACCGATGCCTCGGGCTACCTGATCGCCACCCAGGGCTTCAACGCGCCCGTCGGACCGAGCTTCTGGGAGCGCAGCGCATGA
- the qcrC gene encoding cytochrome bc1 complex diheme cytochrome c subunit, whose product MKKLSARRRHPLAALVVLLFALVAIGGLYAAFAPAEAAQADSSAQSLKIDEGKKLFAVGCSSCHGLNGEGSSDGPSLVGVGSAAVDFQVGTGRMPAQQPGAQVPRKKNIYSQNDIDKLAAFVASLGPGPVTPTKDQYTATETDAISKGGQLFRTNCGQCHNFEGAGGALTQGKFAPSLENVDEKHIYEAMQTGPQNMPSFPDSTMPEKQKQEIVAFVRYQANEAPNPGGLSLGSLGPVTEGLFGWIFGLGALIAIAIWVAAHTTKAKKS is encoded by the coding sequence GTGAAAAAGCTCTCCGCACGACGGCGCCACCCACTGGCGGCGCTGGTCGTCCTACTCTTCGCCCTCGTGGCCATCGGGGGGCTGTACGCCGCGTTCGCGCCCGCCGAGGCTGCGCAGGCCGACAGCTCCGCGCAGTCACTCAAGATCGACGAGGGTAAGAAGCTCTTCGCCGTGGGCTGCTCCTCCTGCCATGGCCTCAACGGCGAGGGCAGCAGCGACGGTCCGAGCCTGGTGGGCGTCGGCTCCGCCGCGGTCGACTTCCAGGTCGGCACCGGTCGGATGCCCGCTCAGCAGCCCGGTGCCCAGGTCCCGCGCAAGAAGAACATCTACAGCCAGAACGACATCGACAAGCTGGCTGCCTTCGTCGCCTCGCTGGGTCCCGGCCCGGTGACCCCGACCAAGGACCAGTACACCGCGACCGAGACCGACGCCATCTCCAAGGGTGGCCAGCTGTTCCGGACCAACTGCGGTCAGTGCCACAACTTCGAGGGTGCCGGCGGTGCCCTGACCCAGGGCAAGTTCGCCCCCTCGCTGGAGAACGTGGACGAGAAGCACATCTACGAGGCCATGCAGACCGGCCCGCAGAACATGCCCTCCTTCCCCGACAGCACCATGCCGGAGAAGCAGAAGCAGGAGATCGTCGCCTTCGTCCGCTACCAGGCCAACGAGGCGCCCAACCCCGGCGGTCTCTCGCTCGGCAGCCTCGGTCCGGTGACCGAGGGTCTGTTCGGCTGGATCTTCGGGCTCGGTGCCCTGATCGCCATCGCGATCTGGGTCGCCGCTCACACCACCAAGGCCAAGAAGTCATGA
- the ctaE gene encoding aa3-type cytochrome oxidase subunit III, translating to MSVVATATVETGHAHGSVNRPNMTSVGTIVWLSSELMFFAALFAMYFTARSVKGPDFWAEKAHALNVPFSSVNTTILVLSSLTCQLGVFAAERGDVKKLRSWFSITFVMGAIFIGGQIYEYTSLVKDDGLSLSSDPYGTVFYLTTGFHGLHVTGGLIAFLLVLGRTYAAKRFTHEQATAAIVVSYYWHFVDVVWIGLFATIYLIK from the coding sequence ATGTCGGTCGTGGCGACAGCAACAGTAGAAACCGGGCACGCACATGGATCGGTCAACCGACCGAACATGACCAGCGTCGGAACCATCGTCTGGCTGAGTTCCGAGCTGATGTTCTTCGCGGCCCTCTTCGCGATGTACTTCACGGCGCGTTCCGTGAAGGGACCAGACTTCTGGGCCGAGAAGGCGCATGCCCTCAACGTCCCCTTCTCCTCGGTGAACACCACGATCCTGGTGCTCTCCTCGCTGACCTGCCAGCTCGGCGTCTTCGCCGCCGAGCGCGGTGACGTGAAGAAGCTCCGCTCGTGGTTCTCGATCACGTTCGTGATGGGCGCGATCTTCATCGGCGGGCAGATCTACGAGTACACCTCGCTGGTGAAGGACGACGGCCTGTCGCTGTCCTCCGACCCGTACGGCACGGTGTTCTACCTGACCACCGGCTTCCACGGCCTCCACGTGACGGGCGGTCTGATCGCCTTCCTGCTGGTGCTGGGGCGGACCTACGCCGCGAAGCGGTTCACTCACGAGCAGGCCACCGCGGCGATCGTCGTGTCGTACTACTGGCACTTCGTCGACGTGGTCTGGATCGGCCTCTTCGCGACCATCTACCTGATCAAGTAA